In Aureibacillus halotolerans, a genomic segment contains:
- a CDS encoding TetR/AcrR family transcriptional regulator produces the protein MNDKKRQIIDAAIELFGQKGYHATSMQDIAMKSGVSKGGLYLHFSSKKALNLALFNDYIDAVKQSLAEIVQDTGLSEREQFEAQLAVIFDKVRENNQFIFFHASDCVRLHDVQPGLFQLLEETRIDLMESQVASIKALFPEDAHPYAYDLGMMLEGLILSYMKDYLLESVNIDSLTLAQYLLRRIEDIVKGLIQQNENVLFHHDLFQKQKRSPAINALRELEEELGECTLTEDQCQDVKVAINVIQHELQKTVPQRVVLQGMLSILNDIEQLFPYKEKILHAFDELTQQSKERKT, from the coding sequence TTGAACGATAAAAAAAGACAAATTATTGATGCAGCCATTGAGCTTTTTGGTCAAAAAGGCTACCATGCCACGTCGATGCAGGACATTGCCATGAAAAGCGGTGTTTCTAAAGGTGGTCTCTATTTACACTTTTCCTCCAAAAAAGCTTTGAATCTCGCCTTGTTCAACGATTACATAGATGCGGTGAAGCAATCGCTAGCAGAAATTGTACAGGACACTGGGCTTTCGGAGCGAGAACAATTTGAAGCGCAATTGGCGGTCATTTTCGATAAAGTCAGAGAAAACAACCAATTCATCTTCTTTCATGCCAGTGATTGTGTGCGGTTACACGATGTCCAACCTGGGCTCTTTCAATTATTGGAAGAAACAAGGATAGATCTCATGGAATCACAGGTCGCATCTATTAAAGCATTGTTTCCTGAAGACGCTCATCCATACGCCTATGATTTAGGAATGATGCTGGAGGGGCTTATTCTATCGTACATGAAAGATTACCTGCTTGAAAGTGTGAACATCGATTCGTTGACTTTAGCGCAATATTTACTTCGGCGAATCGAGGACATCGTGAAGGGACTTATTCAACAAAATGAGAACGTTTTGTTCCATCATGATTTATTTCAAAAGCAGAAACGTAGTCCTGCCATTAACGCGCTCCGTGAATTAGAAGAGGAATTAGGGGAGTGTACGTTAACAGAGGATCAATGTCAGGATGTGAAGGTCGCCATTAATGTGATTCAACATGAATTGCAAAAGACAGTTCCTCAGCGTGTCGTTCTTCAAGGCATGTTGTCCATCTTGAATGATATTGAACAGCTATTTCCTTATAAAGAAAAAATCTTACACGCCTTTGATGAATTGACACAACAATCGAAAGAGAGGAAGACATAA
- a CDS encoding efflux RND transporter permease subunit: MKNLVAQSVKRPVGVIMIVMGIIALGIISLRSLPVNLYPDIELPIAVVATSYPGAAPQEVENLVSSPLEGQLSTIEGIDSVQSTSQSSSSLIILNFQSGTNLDNALISVRESVDTIKGSLPDGAQEPSVLRFDPQQIPIMNIGVLGGDLESMQLVAEDVVQPAFERTKGVGSASIDGGIIREIHLELNKAQLNRYGLTPSMVVQVLGSENASASGGVLERGGKELQIRIEGEFESLDDISNTLVPLPEGGNVTIEQIATLVDTYQDSSAITKVNGEPALVLSILKQSDANTVDVADAMYETIEDLQAELPEGVTLNMVVDSSTFIRDAIDSVINNIIIGGLLAMGVLLLFLKSVRATLVIGLSIPIAIVSTFALMYFTGATLNILTLGGLALGIGMMVDSSIVVLENIFSYKQRGNSIEKSAIEGGGELGSAVVATTTTSLVVFLPIIFVTGIAADLFAPLALTVSFSNFAAAIVALTLVPMLAAKLISNETKKKKRRWFKKRSATSEPTVEEEQDITPAGEAKPKKVFWFDRIMNWMIARYERMLKRSLKFRKTTLLVVFLMFIGSFALIPFIGGEFIPSSDQGQLSISVTTPDGSLLEETEAVTNQINEAILPYKDIVASNYLAIGGSGMFGVGSSSANTASYTIQLIPAAEREMTTDQLMAVLQEKTADIIGAEIDVSAVSAGLGTGAPIQIQVKGEEYDTLKDLSEQVTWVLEDIEGLHSIESSASASRPEMQINVDRKVAATYGLTYQDISSQVQLAFNGQTATFYREAGDEIDVKVILPEQDRTSIEDLQNTTIQTQSGSVIPLSAVAELEQVQGPISITRQDQERQINVSAAIEGNDLSGATQQITMALEQMSFPDGYSYQMGGQSTDMAESFTSLAFALVFSIFLVYAVMAIQFESFLHPFIIMFSMPTSIIGVLVGLFVTNTSLSVTAFIGFIMLAGIVVSNAIILVDYVNILRSREYERYDALIQSGKTRLRPILMTTIATILGMIPMALGIGEGSEAQAPLAIVIIFGLTFSTFFTLLLVPVMYTYLDDFAGFLRKFFKGQWRPRNPFRRRKKKTGEDPGVNA; encoded by the coding sequence TTGAAAAATCTTGTCGCACAATCCGTAAAACGACCTGTTGGTGTCATCATGATTGTCATGGGCATTATCGCCTTAGGGATCATCTCTTTACGAAGTCTTCCTGTAAACCTGTACCCAGATATTGAATTGCCGATTGCTGTTGTGGCGACGAGCTATCCTGGAGCCGCACCGCAGGAGGTTGAAAACTTAGTTTCCTCCCCATTGGAAGGGCAGCTGAGTACGATTGAAGGCATTGATTCGGTGCAATCAACGTCACAGTCATCGTCTTCACTCATTATCTTGAACTTCCAATCGGGAACGAACTTGGATAATGCGTTGATCAGTGTCCGTGAAAGCGTTGATACGATAAAAGGAAGTCTTCCCGATGGGGCACAAGAGCCTTCTGTATTACGCTTTGACCCTCAGCAAATTCCTATTATGAACATCGGCGTGTTGGGTGGTGATCTGGAAAGCATGCAGCTTGTCGCGGAGGATGTCGTTCAGCCTGCATTTGAACGGACAAAAGGCGTTGGCTCTGCCAGTATTGACGGTGGGATCATACGCGAAATTCATCTTGAATTGAATAAAGCGCAGCTCAATCGCTATGGGTTAACGCCATCTATGGTTGTGCAAGTGCTTGGCAGCGAAAACGCCTCGGCCTCTGGTGGTGTTCTAGAACGTGGAGGAAAAGAGCTGCAGATCCGAATTGAAGGGGAATTTGAATCCCTGGATGATATCTCCAACACACTTGTGCCTCTGCCTGAAGGAGGCAATGTCACAATAGAGCAAATTGCGACGCTTGTTGATACATATCAAGACTCATCGGCGATTACAAAGGTAAATGGAGAGCCTGCACTTGTCTTGTCGATTTTAAAACAATCGGACGCCAACACGGTCGATGTCGCTGATGCGATGTACGAGACAATTGAAGACTTGCAGGCAGAGTTGCCAGAAGGGGTCACGCTGAATATGGTGGTTGATTCCTCGACCTTCATTCGCGATGCTATCGACTCTGTAATCAATAATATTATCATTGGTGGCTTGCTGGCGATGGGCGTTCTGCTTTTGTTTTTGAAAAGTGTTCGTGCAACACTCGTTATCGGCTTGTCGATTCCAATCGCCATTGTCTCGACGTTTGCCCTCATGTATTTTACGGGTGCAACATTAAATATTCTTACGCTTGGCGGTCTGGCTTTAGGAATTGGGATGATGGTCGACAGCTCGATTGTTGTCCTTGAGAACATATTTTCCTATAAGCAGCGTGGGAATTCGATTGAAAAATCCGCCATAGAAGGCGGTGGTGAACTTGGTTCTGCCGTTGTCGCAACGACGACGACCTCGCTTGTCGTGTTTCTTCCAATTATTTTTGTAACAGGGATTGCAGCCGATTTGTTTGCGCCGCTAGCCTTGACGGTATCATTTTCAAACTTTGCAGCTGCGATAGTCGCTCTGACACTTGTGCCGATGTTAGCTGCGAAACTGATTTCAAACGAGACGAAGAAGAAAAAGCGTCGTTGGTTTAAAAAACGTTCTGCGACATCAGAGCCAACGGTAGAAGAAGAGCAAGACATCACGCCAGCAGGAGAAGCGAAACCGAAAAAAGTCTTCTGGTTTGATCGCATTATGAATTGGATGATTGCTCGCTACGAGCGGATGTTAAAACGCTCGCTGAAATTCCGAAAAACGACATTGCTCGTTGTATTCCTGATGTTCATCGGTAGCTTTGCGCTCATTCCCTTTATCGGTGGTGAATTCATCCCGTCTTCCGACCAAGGACAGCTAAGCATTTCTGTAACGACACCGGATGGATCACTGCTTGAAGAAACTGAGGCTGTGACGAATCAAATAAATGAAGCGATTCTGCCGTACAAGGACATTGTTGCGTCCAATTACCTTGCCATTGGTGGGTCGGGGATGTTTGGTGTAGGATCTTCCTCTGCAAACACTGCCAGTTATACGATACAGCTCATCCCTGCTGCTGAGCGCGAGATGACGACAGATCAGCTGATGGCCGTTTTACAGGAGAAAACGGCAGATATCATCGGGGCAGAGATTGATGTGTCAGCTGTTAGTGCAGGGCTTGGAACCGGTGCGCCTATCCAGATTCAGGTGAAAGGTGAGGAGTATGATACGCTCAAAGACTTATCTGAGCAAGTCACATGGGTGCTTGAAGACATTGAGGGGCTTCACAGTATTGAGAGCTCTGCAAGTGCCTCTCGCCCTGAAATGCAAATTAACGTTGACCGAAAAGTGGCAGCCACCTATGGACTCACCTACCAGGACATCTCAAGCCAAGTTCAGCTCGCGTTTAATGGGCAGACGGCAACGTTTTATCGTGAAGCAGGGGACGAAATTGACGTTAAAGTCATTCTTCCTGAACAAGATCGCACAAGCATTGAAGATTTGCAGAACACAACGATCCAGACGCAGAGTGGCAGTGTTATTCCACTCTCAGCCGTTGCTGAATTAGAACAGGTGCAAGGACCAATCTCAATTACACGCCAGGATCAAGAACGTCAGATCAATGTGAGCGCAGCAATTGAAGGAAACGACCTTTCTGGCGCAACACAGCAAATTACGATGGCTCTTGAGCAAATGAGCTTCCCAGATGGATACAGCTATCAAATGGGTGGGCAGTCGACGGATATGGCAGAATCATTTACTAGTCTTGCCTTTGCGCTCGTCTTTTCCATCTTCCTCGTGTATGCGGTCATGGCCATTCAATTTGAGTCGTTCTTGCATCCGTTCATCATCATGTTTTCAATGCCTACATCGATTATTGGAGTGCTCGTAGGTTTGTTTGTGACAAACACATCTTTAAGCGTAACAGCCTTTATCGGCTTTATTATGCTCGCAGGGATTGTCGTGAGTAACGCCATTATTCTCGTTGATTACGTGAACATTCTCCGTTCGCGAGAATACGAGCGGTATGATGCGTTAATACAATCAGGGAAAACACGACTGAGACCGATTCTGATGACCACCATTGCGACAATCTTAGGGATGATCCCAATGGCCCTTGGTATCGGGGAAGGAAGCGAAGCACAAGCACCGTTAGCGATCGTCATCATTTTCGGTTTGACGTTCTCGACGTTCTTTACGCTGTTGCTCGTACCGGTCATGTACACATACCTGGATGATTTCGCCGGATTCCTAAGAAAATTCTTCAAAGGACAATGGCGTCCGCGGAATCCATTCCGTCGTAGAAAAAAGAAAACAGGTGAGGACCCAGGCGTGAACGCATAA
- a CDS encoding TolC family protein, whose amino-acid sequence MKKKTWIPLTAAAVLAVGPIVAIEANKASNWTVDQAVEQIQDEDLENDIHDKLPSLSDDTQAYQGEFSEDLEDIQDSQTDYQNKSADLGRELVANQLLHNYWLAKQSEDIQKRSLAQAEEELRIITLRYKEGISSRSEMIEAEISVNTSKAGLEDSIQQANSLKFQLNQDLGNNELRQNLHIDVPTFRQISAGMYQAESLYDSVKDDHASLDPIEVAIETYDDMAEDAKSLKVLGASQYEDQIDAIEEQLDQLDQVPPPGSGGPEVPEGETPTPPPGEGGETPVEPPGNGSEGGNSGGDGSEGGNSGGDGSEGGNSGGDGSEGGNSGGNGSEGGNSGGNGSEGGNSGGDGSEGGNSGGDGTEGGNSGGDGTEGDNSGGNTNPDPATGSGTASTLSFTPAQIGVAVPGALAALAPGDPPADGAPDIPTGPSQEQLDKQREQLEDQVNQLEDDLDDARDARDEAEEELEDLYTAQKEDSEVRLKQQLQALELQSYTYESRFIALTKKIEAQESNVEKANRLYEVSVESLEQGLIKPSDVEAARLNIAQVEMQLLSTQNEYMLLVVELRLFKEGYFPSAGAGGF is encoded by the coding sequence TTGAAGAAAAAAACATGGATACCGCTGACCGCAGCCGCTGTGCTGGCGGTTGGCCCAATCGTTGCTATAGAAGCAAACAAAGCGAGCAACTGGACCGTCGATCAAGCCGTTGAACAAATCCAAGACGAAGACTTAGAAAATGACATCCACGACAAGCTGCCAAGCCTGTCAGACGACACCCAGGCGTATCAGGGGGAGTTCTCCGAAGATCTGGAGGACATTCAAGACAGTCAAACCGATTATCAGAACAAATCCGCTGACCTAGGAAGAGAGCTTGTCGCCAATCAATTGCTACACAATTATTGGCTCGCCAAGCAAAGCGAAGACATTCAAAAGCGTTCACTGGCTCAAGCCGAAGAAGAGCTACGCATCATTACATTGCGTTATAAAGAAGGCATTAGCTCACGTTCAGAGATGATTGAAGCCGAAATATCAGTGAACACCTCCAAAGCAGGTTTGGAGGATAGCATTCAGCAAGCCAATAGCCTAAAGTTTCAGCTGAACCAAGACCTAGGCAACAACGAATTGCGTCAAAACTTGCACATCGACGTGCCGACGTTTAGACAGATTTCAGCAGGCATGTACCAAGCCGAATCCCTTTACGATAGTGTCAAGGACGATCACGCGTCACTCGATCCCATTGAAGTGGCCATCGAGACGTATGACGACATGGCCGAGGATGCCAAATCCTTAAAAGTGCTCGGCGCCTCCCAGTATGAAGATCAAATTGACGCCATCGAAGAGCAGCTTGACCAGCTAGACCAAGTCCCACCGCCAGGGAGCGGTGGACCTGAGGTGCCTGAAGGAGAGACGCCGACACCACCTCCTGGAGAAGGTGGGGAAACACCAGTGGAGCCACCAGGAAACGGATCTGAAGGAGGCAACTCTGGAGGAGACGGATCTGAAGGAGGCAACTCTGGAGGAGACGGATCTGAAGGAGGCAACTCTGGAGGAGACGGATCTGAAGGAGGCAACTCTGGAGGAAACGGATCTGAAGGAGGCAACTCTGGAGGAAACGGATCTGAAGGAGGCAACTCTGGAGGAGACGGATCTGAAGGAGGCAACTCTGGAGGAGACGGTACTGAAGGAGGCAACTCTGGAGGAGACGGTACTGAAGGAGACAATTCTGGAGGAAACACAAATCCAGACCCGGCTACCGGTAGTGGCACTGCCTCCACGCTAAGCTTTACTCCTGCGCAGATTGGCGTGGCAGTCCCTGGGGCACTAGCCGCACTAGCTCCTGGGGATCCACCTGCCGATGGAGCACCTGATATTCCGACAGGACCAAGTCAGGAGCAGCTTGACAAACAACGTGAGCAGCTGGAGGATCAGGTGAACCAATTAGAGGATGACCTTGACGATGCTCGCGATGCCCGTGATGAGGCAGAGGAAGAACTCGAGGATCTGTATACTGCACAAAAAGAGGACAGCGAGGTTAGGTTGAAACAACAGCTGCAAGCCTTAGAATTGCAAAGCTATACGTATGAAAGTCGATTTATCGCATTGACGAAGAAAATTGAAGCTCAAGAGTCCAACGTGGAAAAAGCGAATAGACTGTATGAAGTATCGGTAGAATCGCTCGAGCAAGGTTTGATTAAGCCTTCCGACGTGGAAGCCGCACGCTTAAACATCGCCCAAGTCGAGATGCAACTGCTTTCGACGCAAAACGAATACATGTTACTCGTCGTAGAGCTGAGGTTATTCAAAGAAGGCTACTTCCCATCTGCTGGCGCAGGGGGATTCTAA
- a CDS encoding efflux RND transporter periplasmic adaptor subunit: MKRTIHNRLLLVLAATLLFITGCTSTEGATGVQEEKRTPVKVATIEQGNMATTKEIVANMFPNTEVNVMPKVQGQLVSVNVQKGDVVQKGAVLGKVDDKSLQQQVELNQIALQQAQTQYDAAQLAAQASQNGIDAAKNQLVQAEISIQQGKNTRLDSMSNNDLSVDQARTQWKSAQEDIETYANLYREGAVSYQEYQQVIDAEKQAKIALDQAQIAAEGAENTENVDLLEAQKNAAQIGIANAKEDVKNAANAAEQARIGVQQAQTQLKQSKSMLEDPVIYAPITGEVAAVNGKAGEMVSASNPFVTIVNLTSVTARSSVTGAQLSLFEKNQDVEVTIRALDQSFTGTVSYIAATAAENGLFTVEATVPNDQQTIKPGMVGEIVLTSNVIDDAILVPTEAVVEEGDAAYIFVVEDDKAVQKEVELLEVQSDQSAIKGDVVGGATVIIQGQNTLTDGSLIRIMEEGE, from the coding sequence ATGAAACGAACGATTCATAATCGCCTATTGCTTGTTTTGGCTGCAACGCTCCTGTTTATTACCGGCTGTACATCCACAGAGGGGGCGACGGGTGTGCAAGAAGAAAAAAGAACACCTGTCAAAGTCGCGACAATCGAACAAGGGAATATGGCGACAACGAAAGAAATTGTTGCTAATATGTTTCCAAACACCGAAGTGAACGTGATGCCTAAAGTACAGGGACAGCTCGTCTCCGTCAATGTGCAAAAAGGGGATGTTGTTCAAAAAGGGGCCGTCTTAGGAAAAGTGGACGACAAGAGCTTGCAGCAGCAGGTAGAGCTTAACCAGATTGCTCTGCAACAGGCACAAACTCAATATGATGCGGCACAACTCGCAGCACAAGCCTCTCAAAATGGTATCGATGCAGCAAAAAATCAACTCGTGCAAGCTGAGATAAGCATTCAACAAGGGAAGAATACGCGTCTTGATAGCATGAGCAACAACGACCTGAGTGTCGATCAAGCCCGTACGCAGTGGAAATCTGCTCAAGAGGATATCGAAACGTACGCCAACCTGTATCGTGAAGGGGCCGTTTCTTATCAGGAATACCAGCAAGTCATTGATGCCGAAAAGCAAGCTAAAATTGCCCTTGACCAAGCACAAATTGCAGCAGAAGGTGCTGAGAATACAGAAAATGTAGATTTGCTTGAAGCGCAAAAGAATGCGGCGCAAATTGGTATTGCTAATGCAAAAGAAGATGTGAAAAATGCGGCCAATGCTGCGGAACAGGCACGAATTGGCGTGCAACAAGCACAAACACAGTTAAAGCAATCAAAAAGCATGCTTGAAGATCCCGTGATTTATGCGCCAATCACCGGTGAAGTGGCGGCAGTTAATGGCAAGGCCGGAGAGATGGTGTCTGCATCAAATCCGTTTGTTACAATAGTTAACTTGACGTCAGTCACCGCTAGATCTTCTGTTACTGGTGCACAGCTTTCATTGTTTGAAAAGAATCAAGATGTTGAAGTGACGATAAGGGCATTGGACCAAAGCTTTACGGGAACGGTTTCCTATATCGCAGCAACAGCAGCTGAAAATGGCTTGTTTACAGTCGAAGCAACGGTACCAAACGACCAACAAACGATCAAACCTGGGATGGTCGGTGAGATTGTCTTGACTTCGAATGTCATTGATGATGCCATTTTAGTGCCTACTGAAGCGGTGGTTGAAGAGGGCGACGCTGCGTATATCTTTGTTGTTGAAGACGACAAGGCGGTACAGAAAGAAGTTGAGCTGCTTGAAGTCCAGAGTGATCAGTCGGCGATCAAAGGAGACGTAGTAGGAGGAGCCACCGTTATTATTCAAGGTCAAAATACGCTGACGGATGGATCGCTGATTCGCATTATGGAGGAGGGCGAATAG